A stretch of the Balaenoptera musculus isolate JJ_BM4_2016_0621 chromosome 18, mBalMus1.pri.v3, whole genome shotgun sequence genome encodes the following:
- the LOC118884194 gene encoding LOW QUALITY PROTEIN: serine/threonine-protein phosphatase 2A 56 kDa regulatory subunit epsilon isoform-like (The sequence of the model RefSeq protein was modified relative to this genomic sequence to represent the inferred CDS: inserted 2 bases in 1 codon; substituted 1 base at 1 genomic stop codon): MSSPPTTPPSVDKVDGFSWKSVRKARQKRLQSSSQFRSQGKPIELTPLPLLKXVSCNIFRTLPPSDSNEFDPEEDEPTLEASWPHLQLVYEFFIRFLESQESQPSIAKKYIDQKFVLQLLELFDSEDPRERDYLKTVLHRIYGKFLGLRAFIRKQINNIFLRFVYETEHFNGVAELLEILGSIINGFALPLKEEHKQFLVKVLIPLHTVRSLSLFHAQLAYCIVQILEKDPSLTEPVIRGLMKFWPQTCSQKEVMFLRELEEILDVIETSQFVKIQEPLFKQIAKCVSSPHFQVAERALYYWNNEYIMSLIDENSNVILPIMFSSLYRISKEHWNPAIVALVYNVLKAFMEMNSTMFDELTATFKSDRQREKKKEKESEXLWKKLEDLELKRGLRRDGIIPT, translated from the exons ATGTCCTCACCACCAACTACTCCTCCATCAGTGGATAAAGTAGACGGATTTTCTTGGAAGTCCGTCAGAAAAGCCAGACAGAAGAGGTTGCAAAGTTCCTCACAGTTTAGGTCTCAAGGCAAGCCTATTGAGTTAACACCTCTGCCGCTGCTAAA GGTGTCTTGCAATATATTCAGAACTCTCCCTCCTAGTGACAGCAATGAATTTGATCCAGAAGAAGATGAACCTACCCTTGAGGCATCGTGGCCACACTTACAGCTTGTATATGAGTTTTTCATACGATTTTTGGAAAGCCAAGAATCCCAACCCAGCATTGCCAAAAAATACATAGATCAGAAATTTGTATTACAGCTTTTGGAGCTGTTTGACAGCGAAGACCCTCGGGAACGGGACTACTTAAAAACAGTCTTACACAGAATTTATGGCAAGTTTCTTGGTCTTAGAGCATTTATCCGAAAACAGATTAACAATATTTTTCTAAGGTTTGTTTATGAAACAGAACACTTCAATGGTGTAGCTGAACTGCTGGAAATATTAGGAAGTATTATCAATGGCTTTGCTTTACCTCTTAAGGAAGAACACAAACAGTTTCTGGTGAAAGTGTTGATCCCTTTACACACTGTCAGGAGCTTATCACTCTTCCATGCCCAGCTGGCATATTGCATAGTACAGATTCTGGAGAAAGATCCTTCACTCACAGAACCAGTTATTAGGGGATTAATGAAATTTTGGCCCCAAACATGTAGTCAAAAAGAGGTCATGTTCCTTAGGGAGCTGGAAGAAATATTGGATGTGATTGAAACTTCACAATTTGTTAAAATCCAAGAACCTTTGTTTAAACAAATTGCCAAGTGTGTCTCTAGCCCCCATTTTCAGGTGGCGGAAAGGGCACTCTATTATTGGAATAATGAATACATCATGAGTTTGATAGACGAAAACTCTAATGTCATCCTTCCCATCATGTTTTCCAGTCTTTATAGGATTTCAAAAGAACATTGGAATCCGGCTATTGTGGCATTAGTGTACAATGTGTTGAAGGCGTTTATGGAAATGAACAGCACCATGTTTGATGAGCTGACAGCCACATTCAAGTCAGATCGTCAgcgtgagaaaaagaaagaaaaggagagtgaATAATTGTGGAAGAAACTGGAGGATCTGGAGTTAAAGAGAGGTCTTAGACGTGATGGGATAATTCCAACTtaa